The Temnothorax longispinosus isolate EJ_2023e chromosome 4, Tlon_JGU_v1, whole genome shotgun sequence genome has a window encoding:
- the LOC139811286 gene encoding putative nuclease HARBI1 isoform X4 produces MHKHTTLCARSCKTNSDSIGIKGSYQRRVGQDFLSCMCQASISGAIHEIINAINVIIPQWIKFPVQANEIEIIQQQFWINTNFPGVIGAVDGTHIAIWPPVKRREHLYINRKLYHSLNVMIVSDYNGRILAVVANHGGRTHDARVWSSSRLSRHMLNQYENGRRNLWLLGDSGYPLLPYLMTPKLNQPPRSPGALYTDAHATARCCVERTIGVLKGRWRCLRKERGLHYSSEFAALIVNAACVLHNIAKHYNIADGEIYREEIEEDDIEVEDNIYGNMRAIGVFWQWVRFLRPLEKITKLPMS; encoded by the exons ATGCATAAACATACAACCTTATGTGCAAGAAGCTGTAAGACCAACAGCGATTCCATTGGAATTAAAG GGTCCTATCAAAGAAGAGTTGGACAAGATTTTCTAAGCTGTATGTGCCAGGCATCTATTAGTGGTGCAatacatgaaattataaatgcaataaatgtcATTATACCACAATGGATCAAATTTCCTGTGCAAGCTAATGAGATTGAGATAATCCAGCAACA ATTCTGGATTAATACCAATTTCCCAGGTGTAATAGGAGCCGTTGATGGAACACACATAGCAATTTGGCCACCTGTTAAAAGAAgagaacatttatatataaatagaaaattataccATTCGTTAAATGTCATGAta GTTAGTGATTATAATGGCAGAATATTAGCAGTAGTGGCGAATCATGGAGGTCGGACACACGATGCCAGAGTATGGAGTTCGTCTCGGTTATCAAGACACATGTTAAACCAGTATGAAAATGGAAGAAGAAATTTATGGTTGTTAG GAGATTCTGGCTATCCATTGTTACCATATTTAATGACTCCAAAATTAAATCAACCACCAAGGTCTCCAGGTGCGTTATACACAGATGCTCATGCTACAGCACGATGTTGCGTGGAGAGAACAATAGGAGTATTGAAAGGGCGTTGGAGATGCTTACGTAAAGAAAGAGGTTTACATTATTCTTCAGAATTTGCAG cACTTATAGTAAATGCGGCTTGTGTACTGCATAATATTGCCAAACATTATAACATTGCAGATGGTGAAATATATAGAGAAGAGATTGAAGAGGATGATATTGAAGTAGAAGACAATATCTATGGAAATATGCGT
- the LOC139811286 gene encoding putative nuclease HARBI1 isoform X2, with protein MANEEEKNLLRIQRRQLRDAVNPFEIPESQFLSLYRFSKDAVLALCINIQPYVQEAVRPTAIPLELKVLATLNFLSSGSYQRRVGQDFLSCMCQASISGAIHEIINAINVIIPQWIKFPVQANEIEIIQQQFWINTNFPGVIGAVDGTHIAIWPPVKRREHLYINRKLYHSLNVMIVSDYNGRILAVVANHGGRTHDARVWSSSRLSRHMLNQYENGRRNLWLLGDSGYPLLPYLMTPKLNQPPRSPGALYTDAHATARCCVERTIGVLKGRWRCLRKERGLHYSSEFAALIVNAACVLHNIAKHYNIADGEIYREEIEEDDIEVEDNIYGNMRAIGVFWQWVRFLRPLEKITKLPMS; from the exons ATGGCTaatgaggaagaaaagaatttattaagaatacaGAGAAGACAACTGCGAGATGCAGTTAACCCTTTTGAAATTCCAGAAtcacaatttctttctttatatcg GTTTTCAAAAGATGCTGTGTTGGCATTATGCATAAACATACAACCTTATGTGCAAGAAGCTGTAAGACCAACAGCGATTCCATTGGAATTAAAG gTTCTAGcaacgttaaattttttaagttcaGGGTCCTATCAAAGAAGAGTTGGACAAGATTTTCTAAGCTGTATGTGCCAGGCATCTATTAGTGGTGCAatacatgaaattataaatgcaataaatgtcATTATACCACAATGGATCAAATTTCCTGTGCAAGCTAATGAGATTGAGATAATCCAGCAACA ATTCTGGATTAATACCAATTTCCCAGGTGTAATAGGAGCCGTTGATGGAACACACATAGCAATTTGGCCACCTGTTAAAAGAAgagaacatttatatataaatagaaaattataccATTCGTTAAATGTCATGAta GTTAGTGATTATAATGGCAGAATATTAGCAGTAGTGGCGAATCATGGAGGTCGGACACACGATGCCAGAGTATGGAGTTCGTCTCGGTTATCAAGACACATGTTAAACCAGTATGAAAATGGAAGAAGAAATTTATGGTTGTTAG GAGATTCTGGCTATCCATTGTTACCATATTTAATGACTCCAAAATTAAATCAACCACCAAGGTCTCCAGGTGCGTTATACACAGATGCTCATGCTACAGCACGATGTTGCGTGGAGAGAACAATAGGAGTATTGAAAGGGCGTTGGAGATGCTTACGTAAAGAAAGAGGTTTACATTATTCTTCAGAATTTGCAG cACTTATAGTAAATGCGGCTTGTGTACTGCATAATATTGCCAAACATTATAACATTGCAGATGGTGAAATATATAGAGAAGAGATTGAAGAGGATGATATTGAAGTAGAAGACAATATCTATGGAAATATGCGT
- the LOC139811286 gene encoding putative nuclease HARBI1 isoform X1 — MHNYNMAAVWWVLQMANEEEKNLLRIQRRQLRDAVNPFEIPESQFLSLYRFSKDAVLALCINIQPYVQEAVRPTAIPLELKVLATLNFLSSGSYQRRVGQDFLSCMCQASISGAIHEIINAINVIIPQWIKFPVQANEIEIIQQQFWINTNFPGVIGAVDGTHIAIWPPVKRREHLYINRKLYHSLNVMIVSDYNGRILAVVANHGGRTHDARVWSSSRLSRHMLNQYENGRRNLWLLGDSGYPLLPYLMTPKLNQPPRSPGALYTDAHATARCCVERTIGVLKGRWRCLRKERGLHYSSEFAALIVNAACVLHNIAKHYNIADGEIYREEIEEDDIEVEDNIYGNMRAIGVFWQWVRFLRPLEKITKLPMS; from the exons atgcataattataatatggcTGCAGTATGGTGGGTTTTGCAAATGGCTaatgaggaagaaaagaatttattaagaatacaGAGAAGACAACTGCGAGATGCAGTTAACCCTTTTGAAATTCCAGAAtcacaatttctttctttatatcg GTTTTCAAAAGATGCTGTGTTGGCATTATGCATAAACATACAACCTTATGTGCAAGAAGCTGTAAGACCAACAGCGATTCCATTGGAATTAAAG gTTCTAGcaacgttaaattttttaagttcaGGGTCCTATCAAAGAAGAGTTGGACAAGATTTTCTAAGCTGTATGTGCCAGGCATCTATTAGTGGTGCAatacatgaaattataaatgcaataaatgtcATTATACCACAATGGATCAAATTTCCTGTGCAAGCTAATGAGATTGAGATAATCCAGCAACA ATTCTGGATTAATACCAATTTCCCAGGTGTAATAGGAGCCGTTGATGGAACACACATAGCAATTTGGCCACCTGTTAAAAGAAgagaacatttatatataaatagaaaattataccATTCGTTAAATGTCATGAta GTTAGTGATTATAATGGCAGAATATTAGCAGTAGTGGCGAATCATGGAGGTCGGACACACGATGCCAGAGTATGGAGTTCGTCTCGGTTATCAAGACACATGTTAAACCAGTATGAAAATGGAAGAAGAAATTTATGGTTGTTAG GAGATTCTGGCTATCCATTGTTACCATATTTAATGACTCCAAAATTAAATCAACCACCAAGGTCTCCAGGTGCGTTATACACAGATGCTCATGCTACAGCACGATGTTGCGTGGAGAGAACAATAGGAGTATTGAAAGGGCGTTGGAGATGCTTACGTAAAGAAAGAGGTTTACATTATTCTTCAGAATTTGCAG cACTTATAGTAAATGCGGCTTGTGTACTGCATAATATTGCCAAACATTATAACATTGCAGATGGTGAAATATATAGAGAAGAGATTGAAGAGGATGATATTGAAGTAGAAGACAATATCTATGGAAATATGCGT
- the LOC139811286 gene encoding putative nuclease HARBI1 isoform X3, whose product MHNYNMAAVWWVLQMANEEEKNLLRIQRRQLRDAVNPFEIPESQFLSLYRFSKDAVLALCINIQPYVQEAVRPTAIPLELKVLATLNFLSSGSYQRRVGQDFLSCMCQASISGAIHEIINAINVIIPQWIKFPVQANEIEIIQQQFWINTNFPGVIGAVDGTHIAIWPPVKRREHLYINRKLYHSLNVMIVSDYNGRILAVVANHGGRTHDARVWSSSRLSRHMLNQYENGRRNLWLLGDSGYPLLPYLMTPKLNQPPRSPGALYTDAHATARCCVERTIGVLKGRWRCLRKERGLHYSSEFADGEIYREEIEEDDIEVEDNIYGNMRAIGVFWQWVRFLRPLEKITKLPMS is encoded by the exons atgcataattataatatggcTGCAGTATGGTGGGTTTTGCAAATGGCTaatgaggaagaaaagaatttattaagaatacaGAGAAGACAACTGCGAGATGCAGTTAACCCTTTTGAAATTCCAGAAtcacaatttctttctttatatcg GTTTTCAAAAGATGCTGTGTTGGCATTATGCATAAACATACAACCTTATGTGCAAGAAGCTGTAAGACCAACAGCGATTCCATTGGAATTAAAG gTTCTAGcaacgttaaattttttaagttcaGGGTCCTATCAAAGAAGAGTTGGACAAGATTTTCTAAGCTGTATGTGCCAGGCATCTATTAGTGGTGCAatacatgaaattataaatgcaataaatgtcATTATACCACAATGGATCAAATTTCCTGTGCAAGCTAATGAGATTGAGATAATCCAGCAACA ATTCTGGATTAATACCAATTTCCCAGGTGTAATAGGAGCCGTTGATGGAACACACATAGCAATTTGGCCACCTGTTAAAAGAAgagaacatttatatataaatagaaaattataccATTCGTTAAATGTCATGAta GTTAGTGATTATAATGGCAGAATATTAGCAGTAGTGGCGAATCATGGAGGTCGGACACACGATGCCAGAGTATGGAGTTCGTCTCGGTTATCAAGACACATGTTAAACCAGTATGAAAATGGAAGAAGAAATTTATGGTTGTTAG GAGATTCTGGCTATCCATTGTTACCATATTTAATGACTCCAAAATTAAATCAACCACCAAGGTCTCCAGGTGCGTTATACACAGATGCTCATGCTACAGCACGATGTTGCGTGGAGAGAACAATAGGAGTATTGAAAGGGCGTTGGAGATGCTTACGTAAAGAAAGAGGTTTACATTATTCTTCAGAATTTGCAG ATGGTGAAATATATAGAGAAGAGATTGAAGAGGATGATATTGAAGTAGAAGACAATATCTATGGAAATATGCGT